From the Vicinamibacteria bacterium genome, the window ATACTGCCTCGATCGCACGGGCCTGCGCGGCGATGAGCATGTCGTTCGCCCCGATCGGCGTGCCCTTCCTCTCCAGAATCGTTCGAATCGCAGCATAGTGACGGTCGGTGCCGGCTTCCAACGGGAGGATCGTGATCGCACCGAGGATCGCCTCGACGTGGCGTGTGAGCCTCCGCGAGCCATGCTTCGCGGCTCCGTAACGCAGTTCGCAGGCGACGATAATGCTCGTGAGGACATTGTCTTCTCCCACGTCGGCGATCCGGGCTGCGACCCGCCCCTGCGGCTGGCGCACGAGATGAGAAAGGATGTTGGTGTCGAGCAAGTACGACCGCCTAGCCATGTCAGAGGTCCACGGGCTCGGCGGGCAATGACTCGATCCGCGGAAAGTCCTCGTCCAGCGGTTTCAACGTCGCGAGCACGGCGAGCAGCGAGGGCCGGGCAATCGGTTCCACCACGAGGCGAGCACCTTCTTTTCGCAGAATCGC encodes:
- a CDS encoding type II toxin-antitoxin system VapC family toxin, whose amino-acid sequence is MARRSYLLDTNILSHLVRQPQGRVAARIADVGEDNVLTSIIVACELRYGAAKHGSRRLTRHVEAILGAITILPLEAGTDRHYAAIRTILERKGTPIGANDMLIAAQARAIEAVCVTDNVAEFKRVPALKVENWL
- a CDS encoding AbrB/MazE/SpoVT family DNA-binding domain-containing protein, with the protein product MPREKHKNTERYVRLFRNGRNQALRIPRDLELPGRDAILRKEGARLVVEPIARPSLLAVLATLKPLDEDFPRIESLPAEPVDL